One genomic window of Ammospiza nelsoni isolate bAmmNel1 chromosome 4, bAmmNel1.pri, whole genome shotgun sequence includes the following:
- the MAB21L2 gene encoding protein mab-21-like 2, which translates to MIAAQAKLVYQLNKYYTERCQARKAAIAKTIREVCKVVSDVLKEVEVQEPRFISSLSEIDARYEGLEVISPTEFEVVLYLNQMGVFNFVDDGSLPGCAVLKLSDGRKRSMSLWVEFITASGYLSARKIRSRFQTLVAQAVDKCSYRDVVKMIADTSEVKLRIRERYVVQITPAFKCTGIWPRSAAQWPMPHIPWPGPNRVAEVKAEGFNLLSKECYSLTGKQSSAESDAWVLQFGEAENRLLMGGCRNKCLSVLKTLRDRHLELPGQPLNNYHMKTLLLYECEKHPRETDWDEACLGDRLNGILLQLISCLQCRRCPHYFLPNLDLFQGKPHSALESAAKQTWRLAREILTNPKSLDKL; encoded by the coding sequence ATGATCGCCGCGCAGGCCAAGCTGGTCTACCAGCTCAACAAATACTACACGGAGCGCTGCCAGGCGCGCAAGGCGGCCATCGCCAAGACCATCCGGGAGGTGTGCAAGGTCGTGTCGGACGTGCTGAAGGAGGTGGAGGTGCAGGAGCCGCGCTTCATCAGCTCCCTGAGCGAGATCGACGCCCGCTACGAGGGGCTGGAGGTGATCTCGCCCACCGAGTTCGAGGTGGTGCTCTACCTCAACCAGATGGGCGTCTTCAACTTCGTGGACGACGGCTCCCTGCCGGGCTGCGCCGTGCTCAAGCTGAGCGACGGCCGCAAGCGCAGCATGTCCCTCTGGGTGGAGTTCATCACCGCCTCGGGCTACCTGTCCGCCCGCAAGATCCGCTCCCGCTTCCAGACGCTGGTGGCCCAGGCCGTGGACAAGTGCAGCTACCGGGACGTGGTGAAGATGATCGCGGACACGAGCGAGGTGAAGCTCCGCATCCGGGAGCGCTACGTGGTGCAGATCACGCCCGCCTTCAAGTGCACCGGGATCTGGCCGCGCAGCGCGGCGCAGTGGCCCATGCCCCACATCCCCTGGCCGGGCCCCAACCGGGTGGCGGAGGTGAAGGCGGAGGGCTTCAATCTGCTCTCCAAGGAGTGCTACTCGCTGACGGGCAAACAGAGCTCGGCCGAGAGCGACGCGTGGGTGCTGCAGTTCGGCGAGGCCGAGAACCGGCTGCTGATGGGCGGCTGCCGGAACAAGTGCCTGTCGGTGCTGAAGACGCTGCGCGACCGGCACCTGGAGCTGCCCGGGCAGCCCCTCAACAACTACCACATGAAGACGCTGCTGCTGTACGAGTGCGAGAAACACCCGCGGGAGACCGACTGGGACGAGGCGTGCCTGGGCGACCGGCTGAACGgcatcctcctgcagctcatctcctgcctgcagtgccGGCGCTGCCCCCACTACTTCCTGCCCAACCTAGACCTCTTTCAGGGCAAACCCCACTCGGCCCTGGAAAGCGCTGCCAAACAGACCTGGAGGCTAGCCAGAGAAATCCTCACCAATCCCAAAAGCCTCGACAAGCTATAG